A single genomic interval of Halococcus sediminicola harbors:
- the ilvA gene encoding threonine ammonia-lyase: MGESDLTAAEIVSLADVEAARERIANVVHRTPLDTSRTFADMSGARSVGLKLEAMQRTGSFKIRGAYNRLSQLSADERANGVVASSAGNHAQGVALAGQLLDIDTTIVVPEITPAAKIDATRGYGADVIVEGEQYEASYERALDIADEERREFVHPFDDAAIIAGQGTIGCELLEQLPDLDTVIVSIGGGGLISGIATALKAHDSDVRVIGVQPEGAAHAKPSLEKGEIRRLSTVDTVAEGIADARLLEKTFAVVRERVDDVVAVSDDELSAAVALTAERAKVVAEAAGVAPVAALLSDGLDVENETVAAVVSGGNVGLREHAELVRSGLLKRGRYATVRLELRNWPTGVAAVVDAIEECGAELDELARVRRDRGDRPNRTPIELVVAGSGRNHLETVVESLDDLDGIGVAECSPDPRSTG; encoded by the coding sequence ATGGGCGAGTCTGACCTGACTGCGGCGGAGATCGTGAGTCTCGCCGATGTCGAGGCGGCCCGCGAGCGCATCGCCAACGTCGTCCATCGCACGCCGCTCGACACCTCGCGGACGTTTGCCGACATGAGCGGCGCAAGGTCGGTGGGTCTCAAACTGGAGGCGATGCAGCGCACCGGCTCGTTCAAGATACGTGGCGCGTACAACCGGCTGTCGCAACTCTCGGCCGACGAGCGAGCCAACGGCGTCGTCGCGTCGAGCGCGGGCAATCACGCGCAGGGGGTGGCGCTCGCCGGACAGTTGCTCGATATCGACACGACAATCGTCGTCCCGGAGATAACGCCCGCGGCGAAGATCGACGCGACGAGAGGTTACGGAGCCGACGTCATCGTCGAAGGCGAGCAGTACGAGGCGTCCTACGAACGGGCGCTCGACATCGCCGACGAGGAACGTCGAGAATTCGTCCACCCGTTCGACGACGCGGCCATCATCGCTGGACAGGGAACTATCGGATGCGAACTCCTCGAACAACTGCCCGATCTCGACACGGTGATCGTCTCCATCGGCGGCGGTGGCCTGATTTCGGGTATCGCAACCGCGCTCAAAGCCCACGACTCAGATGTTCGCGTCATCGGCGTTCAGCCCGAGGGCGCAGCCCACGCCAAGCCGTCACTCGAAAAAGGAGAGATTCGCCGGCTTTCGACCGTGGACACCGTCGCCGAGGGCATCGCCGACGCACGACTGCTCGAAAAGACGTTCGCCGTCGTCCGCGAGCGCGTCGACGACGTCGTTGCGGTATCGGACGACGAACTGAGCGCCGCGGTGGCGCTGACCGCTGAGCGTGCGAAAGTCGTCGCCGAAGCCGCGGGCGTGGCCCCGGTCGCGGCGCTGCTCTCGGACGGTCTCGATGTCGAGAATGAGACCGTCGCTGCGGTCGTCTCCGGCGGCAACGTGGGTCTGCGCGAACACGCCGAACTCGTGCGTTCGGGATTGCTCAAGCGTGGTCGATACGCAACCGTGCGCCTCGAACTTCGCAACTGGCCGACCGGTGTCGCCGCGGTCGTCGACGCAATCGAGGAGTGCGGGGCCGAACTCGACGAACTGGCGCGCGTTCGCCGCGACCGCGGAGACAGGCCCAATCGCACGCCCATCGAACTCGTCGTCGCGGGCAGCGGTCGAAACCATCTCGAAACGGTCGTCGAATCGCTGGACGATCTGGACGGCATTGGAGTGGCCGAGTGTTCGCCCGATCCACGGTCGACCGGGTAG
- a CDS encoding aminotransferase class III-fold pyridoxal phosphate-dependent enzyme yields the protein MNRDSAEPDATAIPGAAARRWVEHSHAHAAPSEHSHDFVWDITREADGPFVTDVDSNVLLDFTCHIGAAPLGYNNEKILGKLEEFDLVDPLKIAGQDMYFGAGTDPEDARFPSSSHLMEALAERSAHYGMDTVFLSNSGAEAVENAMKIAHDHRPAAKYGFSFAGSFHGRTLGTLSATNANPVYTRHYPEIAGVETIPFCERRDCTAETCDCGFFTGSGSVFRNALAPEGGHVDPEEVAFVILEPIQGVGGYRFPSDAFMAEIGDVCREYEIPLIVDEIQSGVGRTGEMWASDHYPIEPNIIAAAKALRVGATVARREMFPDEKNRLGSTFGGGDIIASMQGLFTLEAIDEHDLMDNAVARGRQAKATLRETNSEKIVDVRGKGLMLAVEFDTGARRDAVVAEALERGMLTLGCGEKTLRLLPPLDVTEREIDLGTSILGDAIDAARA from the coding sequence ATGAATCGGGACAGCGCGGAACCGGACGCGACGGCGATTCCGGGCGCGGCGGCGCGCCGCTGGGTCGAACACAGCCACGCACACGCCGCACCCAGCGAGCACTCCCACGATTTCGTCTGGGACATCACCCGCGAGGCCGACGGCCCGTTCGTCACGGACGTCGATAGCAACGTCTTGCTGGATTTCACCTGTCACATCGGTGCCGCACCGCTCGGCTACAACAACGAGAAGATCCTCGGCAAACTGGAGGAGTTCGACCTCGTCGACCCGCTGAAGATCGCCGGCCAGGACATGTACTTCGGCGCGGGCACGGACCCCGAGGACGCCCGCTTCCCCTCGTCGAGTCACCTGATGGAAGCGCTCGCCGAGCGCTCGGCACACTATGGCATGGACACCGTCTTCCTCTCGAATTCGGGGGCCGAGGCCGTCGAGAACGCGATGAAGATCGCCCACGATCACCGCCCCGCGGCGAAATACGGCTTTTCCTTCGCCGGCAGTTTCCACGGGCGAACGCTCGGCACGCTGTCTGCGACCAACGCGAACCCCGTCTACACGCGCCACTATCCCGAGATAGCCGGCGTCGAGACGATTCCGTTCTGCGAGCGTCGCGACTGCACGGCCGAGACCTGCGACTGTGGTTTCTTCACGGGTTCCGGCTCCGTGTTCCGAAACGCGCTCGCACCCGAAGGTGGCCACGTCGACCCGGAAGAGGTCGCGTTCGTGATCCTCGAACCGATTCAGGGCGTCGGCGGCTATCGCTTCCCGAGCGACGCCTTCATGGCGGAGATCGGGGACGTCTGCCGAGAATACGAGATTCCGCTCATCGTCGACGAAATCCAGTCGGGCGTCGGGCGCACGGGCGAAATGTGGGCATCCGACCACTACCCAATCGAGCCGAACATCATCGCGGCGGCGAAAGCGCTCAGGGTTGGCGCAACGGTCGCGCGCCGCGAGATGTTCCCCGACGAGAAGAACCGCCTCGGCTCGACGTTCGGCGGCGGCGATATCATCGCCTCGATGCAGGGGCTGTTCACGCTCGAAGCCATCGACGAGCACGATCTGATGGATAACGCCGTCGCGCGCGGCCGGCAGGCCAAGGCGACGCTGCGCGAAACGAACTCGGAGAAAATCGTCGACGTGCGCGGCAAAGGCCTGATGCTCGCCGTCGAGTTCGACACCGGCGCGCGCCGGGATGCGGTCGTGGCGGAAGCGTTGGAACGGGGGATGTTGACGCTCGGCTGTGGCGAGAAGACGCTTCGACTGTTGCCGCCGCTCGACGTCACCGAGCGCGAAATCGATCTCGGAACCTCGATTCTCGGCGACGCAATCGACGCCGCCCGAGCGTGA
- a CDS encoding NAD-dependent succinate-semialdehyde dehydrogenase yields METVNPATGEVVDSYEEDSASDVDSALARAEDTFAEWREVPIREREQLIAAAGDVLRENEREYAELMTEEMGKPISQALGEVQKCQWLCDHYAQHTSEYLEAETHPSPPGTTVKTVYDPMGPVLAVMPWNFPFWQAMRFAVPYLAAGNVGLLKHASNVPGCALAIEEIFEEAGFPEGAFQTLLVGSEKVDDVLADDRVRAATLTGSGPAGRAVASSAGENLKKTVLELGGSDPFVVLDDADVDAAAETGAWARNQNGGQSCIAAKRFIVHEDIYDEFLDRFVEECEALTVGDPTDEETDVGPQAQSHLMEELHEQVEESVDAGANVVIGGEPLDREGPFYPPTVLTDVPEGSPADSQELFGPVASVYSVEDEAAAIEKANDTEFGLGASIWTEDRERGQRVARRIDAGCTYINQLTKSDPRVPFGGVKNSGYGRELSEAGIKEFVNRKTVWIE; encoded by the coding sequence ATGGAGACGGTCAACCCGGCGACCGGCGAAGTCGTCGATTCCTACGAGGAGGACAGCGCGAGCGACGTCGATAGCGCGCTCGCGCGTGCCGAGGACACCTTCGCGGAGTGGCGCGAGGTGCCCATCCGCGAGCGCGAACAGCTCATCGCAGCCGCCGGCGACGTGCTCCGCGAGAACGAGCGCGAGTACGCCGAACTCATGACCGAGGAGATGGGCAAACCCATCTCACAGGCGCTCGGCGAGGTCCAGAAGTGTCAGTGGCTCTGTGACCACTACGCCCAACACACGAGCGAGTACCTCGAAGCCGAGACCCATCCGAGTCCACCGGGTACAACTGTGAAAACTGTGTACGACCCGATGGGACCCGTGCTCGCGGTGATGCCGTGGAACTTCCCGTTCTGGCAGGCGATGCGCTTTGCCGTGCCCTACCTCGCGGCGGGTAATGTGGGGTTGCTCAAACACGCCTCGAACGTTCCGGGCTGTGCGCTCGCCATCGAGGAGATCTTCGAAGAGGCTGGCTTCCCCGAGGGCGCGTTCCAGACCCTGCTCGTCGGGTCGGAGAAGGTCGACGACGTGCTCGCCGACGACCGCGTGCGCGCGGCGACGCTGACGGGTAGCGGTCCGGCCGGGCGGGCGGTCGCCTCCTCGGCGGGCGAGAATTTGAAGAAGACAGTCCTCGAACTCGGCGGGAGCGACCCGTTCGTGGTGCTCGACGACGCCGACGTCGACGCGGCGGCCGAGACGGGCGCGTGGGCGCGCAACCAGAACGGCGGCCAATCCTGCATCGCCGCCAAACGCTTCATCGTTCACGAAGACATCTACGACGAGTTTCTCGACCGATTCGTCGAGGAGTGCGAGGCGCTCACCGTCGGCGACCCCACGGACGAAGAGACCGACGTCGGCCCGCAGGCCCAGTCTCACCTGATGGAGGAACTCCATGAACAGGTCGAAGAAAGTGTCGATGCCGGCGCGAACGTCGTCATCGGCGGCGAGCCGCTCGACAGGGAGGGACCGTTCTACCCGCCGACCGTCCTCACCGACGTGCCCGAGGGCTCGCCGGCGGACAGTCAAGAGCTGTTCGGGCCGGTCGCGTCGGTCTATTCGGTCGAAGACGAAGCGGCAGCCATCGAGAAAGCGAACGACACGGAGTTCGGCCTCGGCGCGAGCATCTGGACCGAGGACCGCGAGCGCGGCCAGCGCGTCGCCCGCCGCATCGACGCCGGCTGCACCTACATCAACCAGCTCACGAAATCCGACCCGAGGGTTCCCTTCGGCGGCGTCAAGAACTCGGGCTACGGTCGTGAACTCTCCGAAGCGGGCATCAAGGAGTTCGTCAACCGCAAGACCGTTTGGATCGAATAG
- a CDS encoding glycoside hydrolase family 15 protein, whose product MSDYKPLSDYGLVGNLETCALVGRDGAIDWCCLPRLNSSSVFAAILDADDGGRFAIHPTGEYEAEQEYMERTNVLQTTFHTESGTAHVTDFMPLSPDNEGNQPKVRGLYRNVVCTEGSVDFTVEFDPLFDYARADSRVEPIEDGVVATGDARRISLSSPHSLDCGDGAARTTFSLSEYDSEWFVLEYGTRAPTDADSCERLLDNTIEFWRDWAHTCPDDEDCPFAGRGHDEVVRSDLVLKLLTYQGTGGITAAPTTSLPEVVGGVRNWDYRYNWLRDGAFTVRAFGNLGDTEEAVNYLDDFLELGRAVDPSDLQPIYGLQHDSTYEEQELDHLDGYRNSSPVRIGNGAADQLQLGIYGELILAIHQLSWSDRSIAGEDWAAVREIVEYVCEIWERPDSGIWEMRSGPKQFVHSKAMCWVAVDRGIEMAEANDFDAPLDEWRDEREAIKETVLERGFDEEQNSFTQAFDDDQLDASLLLLPLTGLLPFDDPRIEGTIESVVDRLATDEGFVYRYEHDELPGDEGTFVLCSFWLVDCLARMDRVERAREIFENLKEQFSPLGLVSEEIDAETGELLGNYPQAFSHIGFVNSALFLHEAEEGIEIQPFGPESA is encoded by the coding sequence ATGAGTGACTACAAACCGCTTTCTGACTACGGTCTCGTCGGCAACCTCGAAACCTGTGCGCTCGTCGGACGGGATGGCGCGATCGACTGGTGTTGTCTCCCCCGACTCAACTCCTCGAGCGTCTTCGCGGCCATCCTCGACGCCGACGACGGCGGCCGCTTCGCCATCCACCCCACGGGCGAGTACGAGGCCGAACAGGAGTACATGGAGCGGACGAACGTCCTCCAGACGACCTTCCACACCGAGTCGGGCACCGCGCACGTGACCGATTTCATGCCGCTGTCGCCCGACAACGAGGGCAACCAGCCGAAGGTGCGCGGTCTCTACCGCAACGTGGTCTGCACCGAGGGCAGCGTCGATTTCACCGTCGAGTTCGACCCGCTATTCGACTACGCCCGCGCGGATTCGCGCGTCGAACCCATCGAGGACGGCGTCGTGGCGACCGGCGACGCCAGACGGATTTCACTGTCGAGTCCTCACTCCCTCGACTGTGGCGACGGCGCGGCCCGCACGACGTTCTCGCTTTCCGAGTACGACAGCGAGTGGTTCGTCCTCGAATACGGGACGCGCGCACCGACCGACGCCGACTCGTGTGAACGCCTACTCGATAACACCATCGAGTTCTGGCGCGACTGGGCGCACACCTGTCCCGACGACGAGGACTGTCCGTTCGCGGGCCGCGGCCACGACGAGGTCGTGCGTTCCGACCTCGTGCTCAAACTGCTCACCTATCAGGGCACAGGAGGAATTACCGCCGCACCGACCACCTCGCTGCCGGAAGTCGTCGGCGGCGTGCGCAACTGGGACTACCGCTACAACTGGCTCCGCGACGGGGCCTTCACGGTGCGGGCGTTCGGCAACCTCGGCGACACCGAGGAGGCGGTGAACTACCTCGACGACTTCCTCGAACTCGGACGGGCGGTCGATCCATCGGATCTCCAGCCGATCTACGGACTCCAGCACGACTCGACCTACGAGGAACAGGAACTCGACCACCTCGACGGCTATCGGAACTCCTCGCCGGTGCGCATCGGCAACGGTGCGGCCGACCAACTGCAACTGGGGATCTACGGCGAACTCATACTCGCCATCCACCAGCTCTCGTGGTCCGACCGCTCGATCGCCGGCGAGGACTGGGCGGCCGTCCGTGAGATCGTCGAGTACGTCTGTGAGATCTGGGAGCGCCCCGATTCGGGCATCTGGGAGATGCGCAGCGGTCCCAAACAGTTCGTCCACTCGAAGGCGATGTGCTGGGTGGCCGTCGACCGCGGCATCGAGATGGCCGAGGCGAACGACTTCGACGCCCCGCTCGACGAGTGGCGCGACGAGCGCGAAGCGATCAAGGAGACGGTCCTCGAGCGCGGTTTCGACGAGGAGCAAAACAGTTTCACGCAGGCGTTCGACGACGACCAACTCGACGCGAGCCTGCTCTTGCTCCCGCTCACGGGCCTGCTGCCGTTCGACGACCCGCGCATCGAGGGCACGATAGAGAGCGTCGTCGACCGGCTAGCCACCGACGAAGGATTCGTCTATCGCTACGAACACGACGAACTGCCGGGCGACGAGGGGACGTTCGTCCTCTGCTCGTTCTGGCTCGTGGACTGTCTCGCGCGCATGGATCGGGTCGAGCGCGCCCGTGAAATCTTCGAGAACCTCAAAGAGCAGTTCAGCCCGCTCGGTCTCGTCTCGGAGGAGATCGACGCCGAGACGGGCGAACTGTTGGGGAACTATCCGCAGGCGTTCAGCCACATCGGCTTCGTCAACAGCGCACTGTTCCTCCACGAGGCGGAGGAAGGTATCGAAATCCAGCCGTTCGGGCCGGAATCGGCGTAG
- a CDS encoding nucleoside deaminase translates to MTSQSDHEAYMERAFELAREAGERGDGPYGSLLVLDGDIVMEASNHENTDDDIAAHPELALARRGARELTPEERERTTMYTSTEPCPMCAGGMAIAGLGGVVYSVGAARAAEAFGGAAMIPCGEVFERCDHDATVVRDVREDDGLDIHREYRSV, encoded by the coding sequence ATGACGTCCCAGAGCGACCACGAGGCGTACATGGAGCGGGCGTTCGAACTCGCGCGCGAGGCCGGCGAGCGCGGCGACGGACCCTATGGTTCGCTGCTCGTCCTCGACGGCGATATCGTCATGGAGGCGAGCAATCACGAGAACACCGACGACGACATCGCCGCCCACCCGGAACTCGCCCTCGCCCGGCGCGGGGCACGCGAACTCACCCCGGAAGAACGTGAGCGGACGACCATGTACACGAGCACCGAACCCTGCCCGATGTGTGCCGGCGGCATGGCCATCGCCGGTCTCGGCGGGGTCGTCTACAGCGTCGGCGCCGCCCGCGCCGCCGAGGCGTTCGGCGGCGCGGCCATGATCCCCTGCGGCGAGGTCTTCGAGCGCTGCGACCACGACGCCACGGTCGTCCGCGACGTCCGCGAGGACGACGGTCTCGATATCCACCGCGAGTACCGCTCGGTCTGA
- a CDS encoding PaaI family thioesterase, translating to MDIENFFEEMPFADLLGVEVTEASDGHAEGHLAMREELSWNADRLMAHGGVTFTLADTVGGAALVSVVDQPVPTIDMRIDYLEAGTGDLHATADVVREGGAIGVVDVDVATADGTPIADVRGVYKTD from the coding sequence ATGGACATCGAGAACTTCTTCGAGGAGATGCCCTTTGCCGATCTGCTCGGCGTCGAGGTGACCGAGGCCAGCGACGGCCACGCCGAAGGCCACCTCGCAATGCGCGAGGAACTGTCGTGGAACGCCGACCGGCTGATGGCTCACGGCGGTGTGACCTTCACGCTCGCCGATACGGTCGGCGGCGCGGCGCTCGTCTCCGTCGTGGACCAGCCCGTACCGACCATCGACATGCGCATCGACTACCTCGAAGCGGGCACCGGCGACCTCCACGCCACCGCCGACGTCGTCCGCGAGGGCGGGGCTATCGGCGTCGTCGATGTCGACGTAGCGACCGCCGACGGGACGCCGATAGCCGACGTGCGCGGCGTCTACAAAACGGACTGA
- a CDS encoding PaaI family thioesterase, translating into MDDARERIANDSYCATLGIDLETLEAGRAVTKLELDESLCNFHGTPHGGAVYSLADAAFAAASNSHGRAALALETNISYLAPADVDGTITAVAEETHTAGRTAEYDVRVSDERDEPIATFRGRVYRPD; encoded by the coding sequence ATGGACGACGCCCGCGAACGGATAGCGAACGACTCGTACTGCGCCACCCTCGGCATCGACCTCGAAACGCTCGAAGCGGGGCGCGCAGTCACGAAACTCGAACTCGACGAGTCGCTGTGTAACTTCCACGGAACGCCCCACGGCGGCGCGGTCTATTCGCTAGCGGATGCGGCCTTCGCCGCCGCCTCGAATTCACACGGTAGAGCCGCGCTCGCGCTCGAAACCAACATCTCGTACCTCGCGCCGGCCGACGTCGACGGGACGATAACTGCCGTCGCCGAGGAGACTCACACTGCGGGGCGCACCGCCGAGTACGACGTCCGCGTCAGCGACGAGCGCGACGAGCCGATCGCGACGTTCCGCGGGCGCGTCTATCGGCCCGACTGA
- a CDS encoding dicarboxylate/amino acid:cation symporter — MSATGSSVVSVWNRYRSVPIVYRLAAAFVLGVVVAFTVGPPAAALAPIGDLFLRLLGMIVVPIVAFSLLSGVRRLSPARMGRVGGIVVGLYAITTTIAGVIGLAVANLLDPGTGTTLTGGGSDSAQPPGLREVVLGIVPENPVGALARGDLLAIIFFVIVFAIALALVRERTDDETVREGVETFFALAEAGMEAMFTIVWGVMEFGVLGVFALVAAELAGKDVGAIVALGSLVAVVTLAIGIHIAFTYLLVIVSGLVGRSPGSFLQGARNAMVTAFTIRSSSATLPVTMSDAEENLKIDESIYGFSLPLGSTANMDGAAIRQAVTVVFAANVVGQSLGLGEQVAILLITVLISIGTAGVPGAGLIMLTVVLQQAGLPLTIVGFVAAVDPVLGRVATLNNVTGDLAVSTLAAKWNDAIDLDSGVWASGDTTLSGTPAVDA; from the coding sequence ATGTCGGCTACTGGCAGTTCGGTCGTCAGCGTGTGGAATCGGTATCGGTCCGTCCCGATCGTCTATCGCCTCGCCGCTGCGTTCGTCCTCGGGGTGGTCGTCGCCTTCACGGTCGGTCCGCCCGCGGCGGCGCTCGCGCCGATCGGCGACCTCTTCTTGCGTCTGCTCGGGATGATCGTCGTCCCGATCGTCGCCTTCAGCCTGCTGTCGGGCGTGCGCCGACTCTCGCCGGCCCGGATGGGGCGCGTCGGCGGCATCGTCGTCGGACTCTATGCCATCACGACCACGATAGCGGGCGTCATCGGGCTGGCGGTGGCGAACCTGCTCGACCCCGGCACGGGCACGACGCTCACCGGCGGCGGGAGCGACTCCGCACAGCCGCCCGGACTGCGCGAGGTCGTCCTCGGTATCGTCCCCGAGAACCCGGTGGGCGCGCTGGCTCGCGGCGACTTGCTCGCCATCATCTTCTTCGTCATCGTCTTCGCCATCGCGCTCGCGCTCGTCCGCGAGCGAACCGACGACGAGACGGTGCGTGAGGGCGTCGAGACGTTCTTCGCGCTCGCCGAGGCCGGCATGGAGGCGATGTTCACGATCGTCTGGGGCGTCATGGAGTTCGGCGTACTCGGCGTGTTCGCGCTCGTCGCGGCCGAACTCGCCGGCAAGGACGTCGGCGCGATCGTCGCGCTCGGCTCGCTGGTCGCCGTCGTCACCCTCGCCATCGGTATCCACATCGCGTTCACCTATCTGCTCGTCATCGTCTCCGGACTCGTCGGCAGATCCCCGGGCTCGTTCCTCCAGGGTGCTCGCAACGCGATGGTGACGGCGTTCACCATCCGCTCGTCGAGCGCGACGCTGCCGGTGACGATGAGCGACGCCGAGGAGAACCTCAAGATCGACGAGAGCATCTACGGCTTCTCGCTCCCCCTGGGATCGACGGCCAACATGGACGGCGCGGCGATCCGACAGGCAGTCACCGTCGTCTTCGCGGCGAACGTCGTCGGCCAATCGCTCGGTCTCGGCGAACAGGTCGCCATCCTCCTCATTACTGTGCTCATCAGCATCGGCACGGCTGGCGTCCCCGGTGCGGGGCTGATCATGCTCACCGTCGTGCTCCAGCAGGCCGGGCTCCCCTTGACGATCGTCGGCTTCGTCGCGGCTGTCGATCCGGTGCTCGGGCGCGTGGCGACGCTCAACAACGTCACCGGCGACCTCGCAGTCTCGACGCTCGCCGCGAAGTGGAACGACGCCATCGACCTCGATAGCGGCGTCTGGGCGAGCGGCGACACCACCCTATCGGGAACGCCCGCCGTCGACGCCTGA
- a CDS encoding WD40/YVTN/BNR-like repeat-containing protein — MALLIGTNDGVVRSADGTLDDTERMLDAGDTLRVRVFDGVAFATTRTGLYRSIDGHSWTDLDVPREEVFSVVTSPDGERLYAGTHPAHLYVSTDDGETWRELDGLQDLPSRGEWHTPRHRDEAHVRSLGTHPDAPDRLVAGVEVGGVHVSDDGGETWSERRDGVHGDIHHVLVLDAEEYVASCGDGLYRTHDAGRSWTRLDENLDHRYFREAFAMDGQLYAAAARGSPPSWDGPRGADAALFESTDGGDSFETVPYPGAPDEIVLAWASHDGRVLAGTDGGRVLARERDGWSTLGEVPAAVRSLTAL; from the coding sequence ATGGCGCTGCTCATCGGGACGAACGACGGCGTCGTTCGCTCGGCGGATGGAACGCTCGACGACACCGAACGGATGCTCGACGCGGGCGATACGCTCCGCGTGCGGGTCTTCGACGGCGTGGCGTTCGCCACAACGAGAACCGGACTCTATCGCTCGATCGATGGCCACTCGTGGACCGATCTCGACGTGCCGCGCGAGGAGGTGTTCTCGGTCGTCACGAGTCCCGACGGTGAGCGCCTGTATGCGGGGACGCATCCCGCCCACCTGTACGTCTCGACGGATGACGGAGAGACGTGGCGCGAACTCGATGGGTTGCAGGACCTCCCGAGCCGCGGGGAGTGGCACACGCCGCGCCACCGCGACGAGGCCCACGTCCGTAGTCTCGGGACCCACCCCGACGCCCCCGACCGACTGGTCGCCGGCGTCGAGGTGGGCGGTGTCCACGTCAGCGACGATGGGGGTGAAACGTGGAGCGAACGGCGCGACGGCGTCCACGGCGATATCCACCACGTGCTCGTGCTCGACGCCGAGGAGTACGTGGCATCCTGTGGCGACGGTCTCTATCGAACGCACGACGCCGGCCGATCGTGGACGCGACTCGACGAGAACCTCGATCACCGCTATTTCCGTGAGGCCTTTGCGATGGATGGACAGTTGTACGCCGCCGCGGCGCGCGGGTCGCCGCCATCGTGGGACGGGCCGCGGGGTGCCGACGCGGCGCTGTTCGAATCGACGGACGGGGGAGACTCCTTCGAGACTGTGCCATATCCCGGCGCGCCAGACGAAATCGTTCTCGCGTGGGCGAGTCACGACGGGCGGGTGCTCGCCGGAACCGACGGCGGACGGGTGCTCGCCCGCGAACGCGATGGCTGGAGCACGCTCGGCGAGGTGCCCGCGGCGGTTCGCTCGCTTACCGCGCTTTGA
- the moaA gene encoding GTP 3',8-cyclase MoaA: MLVDGFGREVSGVRVSLTDRCNFDCVYCHNEGLGDTRGPMEAADDEMDTNEVVRFLEVVREFGVEKVKFTGGEPMLREDLEEIIRRTPEGMETSLTTNGTFLPGRAEDLREAGLDRVNVSQDALDREDFAEITKSGAYERVLEGVEAALDAELDPVKLNMVVFDGTAEFIPEMVDHVGANSGLQLQLIEYMPEIAGHPEWAIDIARVHDWLSERADRVEHREMHDRRRYWVDGGMVEIVDPVGNETFCANCHRVRVTHEGYLKGCLNRNDDLRPMGAMSKDEIRDAFREVVANRVPYYGEYMIRDGDGGWEVNEEYVGA; the protein is encoded by the coding sequence ATGCTCGTCGACGGGTTCGGCCGCGAGGTCTCGGGGGTGCGCGTCTCGCTGACCGACCGGTGTAACTTCGACTGCGTGTACTGTCACAACGAGGGCCTCGGCGACACGCGCGGGCCGATGGAGGCCGCTGACGACGAGATGGACACTAATGAAGTGGTGCGATTTCTGGAGGTCGTCCGCGAGTTCGGCGTCGAGAAGGTGAAGTTCACCGGGGGCGAGCCGATGCTCCGCGAGGATCTGGAGGAGATCATCCGGCGCACACCCGAGGGAATGGAGACCTCGCTCACCACGAACGGGACCTTCTTGCCGGGCCGTGCCGAGGACCTCCGGGAAGCGGGACTCGACAGGGTAAACGTCTCACAGGACGCCCTCGACAGGGAGGATTTCGCCGAAATCACGAAATCCGGTGCGTACGAGCGCGTTCTCGAAGGTGTCGAGGCCGCACTCGATGCGGAGCTCGACCCGGTGAAGCTCAACATGGTGGTTTTCGATGGCACGGCCGAATTCATCCCCGAGATGGTCGACCATGTGGGGGCGAACTCCGGTCTCCAGCTCCAACTCATCGAGTATATGCCCGAGATCGCCGGCCATCCCGAGTGGGCCATCGACATCGCGCGCGTCCACGACTGGCTTTCCGAGAGAGCGGATCGGGTCGAACACCGCGAGATGCACGACCGGCGGCGCTACTGGGTCGATGGCGGGATGGTCGAAATCGTCGACCCCGTGGGCAACGAGACGTTCTGTGCGAACTGCCATCGGGTGAGAGTCACCCACGAGGGCTATCTCAAGGGCTGTCTCAATCGCAACGACGACCTCCGGCCGATGGGTGCGATGAGCAAGGACGAGATCCGCGACGCGTTCCGGGAGGTCGTCGCCAACAGAGTGCCATACTACGGCGAGTACATGATCCGCGACGGCGACGGCGGTTGGGAAGTCAACGAGGAGTACGTCGGCGCATAG